In a genomic window of Microterricola viridarii:
- a CDS encoding exonuclease domain-containing protein produces the protein MPLDFTAIDFETANSSAASACSVGLVKVRDGRVVDEANWFIKPAPPHDEFVEWNTRIHGIRASDVAGAANWAGQLPDLLDFVGGDHLVAHNASFDLGVIKAATIASGLVVPDLRYVCSLQVARRTYHLDSYRLPVAAMAAGFEDFRHHDALADAEACAAIIVHAAGRHEAEDLERLAHITRVKIGVIGPVATAERASTHGPMALQ, from the coding sequence GTGCCCCTAGATTTCACCGCGATCGACTTCGAAACCGCCAACTCCTCCGCCGCCTCCGCCTGCTCGGTGGGCCTGGTCAAGGTGCGCGACGGCCGCGTCGTCGACGAGGCGAACTGGTTCATCAAGCCCGCGCCGCCGCATGACGAGTTCGTCGAGTGGAACACCCGCATCCACGGCATCCGGGCGTCGGATGTCGCCGGCGCCGCGAACTGGGCCGGGCAGCTGCCCGATCTGCTCGACTTCGTCGGCGGAGACCACCTGGTCGCCCACAACGCCAGCTTCGACCTCGGCGTGATCAAGGCGGCCACGATCGCGAGCGGGCTCGTCGTGCCCGACCTCCGCTACGTCTGCAGCCTGCAGGTGGCCCGGCGCACCTACCACCTCGACTCCTACCGCCTGCCCGTCGCGGCGATGGCGGCCGGCTTCGAGGACTTCCGGCACCACGATGCTCTCGCCGACGCGGAGGCATGCGCCGCCATCATCGTGCACGCCGCCGGCCGGCACGAGGCGGAAGACCTCGAGCGCCTGGCGCACATCACCCGGGTGAAGATCGGCGTGATCGGGCCCGTCGCCACCGCCGAGCGGGCCAGCACCCACGGCCCGATGGCGCTGCAGTAG
- a CDS encoding DMT family transporter yields the protein MKHARVYLFLALANLFWAGNFVLGAMVVTQVSPISLTFSRWFCASFLLVPLAWLIERVPWRRALAEWRLHALQSTLGLLGYTLFLYWALGFTTPLTAAVISAANPALIALAAALFLGDKLGAARILGLVLAFGGALIVLSGGDIARILENGLNPGDLLIVAAMLSWTGYTLVGRRLTTPPVTATAVQAVFAVILLAPFVALFGLQLPADAAGFAGLAYIILFPSVAAYALWNLGARRIGPARAGVFLNLLPVFTVLISVLLGQALTPALIAGGVLVLAGIVLTSRPARRGGARGGAAQQRDSASA from the coding sequence GTGAAGCACGCCAGGGTCTACCTCTTCCTGGCGCTCGCCAATCTCTTCTGGGCGGGCAACTTCGTGTTGGGGGCGATGGTCGTCACGCAGGTCTCGCCGATCTCGCTCACCTTCAGCCGCTGGTTCTGCGCATCCTTCCTGCTCGTGCCGCTGGCCTGGCTGATCGAGCGTGTGCCGTGGCGGAGGGCGCTCGCCGAGTGGAGGCTGCACGCCCTGCAGTCCACCCTGGGGCTGCTCGGCTACACACTGTTCCTGTACTGGGCGCTCGGCTTCACCACCCCGCTGACCGCCGCCGTCATCAGCGCGGCGAACCCAGCGCTGATCGCGCTCGCCGCGGCGCTGTTCCTTGGCGACAAGCTGGGCGCCGCGCGCATCCTCGGGCTCGTGCTCGCCTTCGGCGGGGCGCTCATCGTGCTGAGCGGCGGCGACATCGCCCGCATCCTCGAGAACGGCCTCAACCCCGGCGACCTGCTGATTGTCGCCGCCATGCTCTCCTGGACCGGCTACACGCTCGTCGGCCGCCGCCTCACGACGCCGCCGGTCACGGCGACCGCGGTGCAGGCGGTGTTCGCCGTCATCCTGCTCGCCCCATTCGTGGCGCTCTTCGGCCTGCAGCTGCCCGCGGATGCCGCTGGCTTCGCCGGTCTGGCGTACATCATCCTGTTCCCCTCCGTCGCCGCCTACGCGCTCTGGAACCTCGGCGCGCGCCGCATCGGCCCGGCGCGGGCCGGCGTCTTCCTCAACCTGCTCCCCGTCTTCACCGTGCTGATCTCAGTGCTGCTCGGCCAGGCGCTGACGCCGGCGCTCATCGCCGGGGGCGTGCTCGTGCTGGCGGGCATCGTGCTGACCAGCAGGCCGGCGCGGCGCGGCGGAGCGCGCGGCGGAGCGGCGCAGCAGCGAGATTCCGCGTCGGCGTGA
- the fbaA gene encoding class II fructose-bisphosphate aldolase, producing MPIATPDQYAAMLDKAKDKGFAYPAFNVSSSQTINAVLQGLTEAGSDGIIQVTTGGADYFAGHTVKNRAAGALAMAKFVHAVADNYPITVALHTDHCPKNALDDFVMPLIAASEEEVKAGRNPIFQSHMWDGSAVPLTENLEIAKEILPRLKAINAILEVEIGVVGGEEDGVSHDINDSLYTTLDDAIATVEALGLGENGRYMSALTFGNVHGVYKPGNVKLRPALLKEIQDGIQAKYGTGPKPLDLVFHGGSGSTDAEIAEAVANGVIKMNIDTDTQYAYTRAIADYMLKNYDGVLKVDGEVGNKKLYDPRAWGKVAESAMAARVLESTKQLGSFGHSNS from the coding sequence ATGCCCATCGCAACGCCCGATCAGTACGCCGCAATGCTGGACAAGGCGAAGGACAAGGGTTTCGCCTACCCCGCCTTCAACGTCTCCTCCTCGCAGACGATCAACGCCGTTCTGCAGGGACTCACCGAGGCCGGCTCTGACGGAATCATCCAGGTCACCACGGGCGGCGCCGACTACTTCGCCGGCCACACCGTGAAGAACCGTGCCGCCGGCGCACTGGCCATGGCCAAGTTCGTGCACGCCGTCGCCGACAACTACCCCATCACCGTTGCGCTGCACACCGACCACTGCCCGAAGAACGCCCTCGACGACTTCGTGATGCCGCTGATCGCCGCATCCGAGGAGGAGGTCAAGGCGGGCCGCAACCCGATCTTCCAGTCGCACATGTGGGACGGCTCGGCCGTGCCGCTGACCGAGAACCTCGAGATCGCCAAGGAGATCCTCCCCCGCCTCAAGGCCATCAACGCCATCCTCGAGGTCGAGATCGGCGTCGTCGGCGGCGAGGAGGACGGTGTCAGCCACGACATCAACGACAGCCTGTACACGACCCTTGACGACGCAATCGCCACGGTCGAGGCCCTCGGGCTCGGCGAGAACGGCCGCTACATGTCTGCCCTCACCTTCGGCAACGTGCACGGCGTATACAAGCCGGGCAACGTCAAGCTGCGCCCGGCCCTGCTCAAGGAGATCCAGGACGGCATCCAGGCCAAGTACGGCACCGGCCCGAAGCCGCTCGACCTCGTCTTCCACGGCGGATCCGGCTCGACCGACGCCGAGATCGCCGAGGCCGTCGCCAACGGTGTCATCAAGATGAACATCGACACCGACACCCAGTACGCCTACACCCGCGCCATCGCCGACTACATGCTGAAGAACTACGACGGCGTGCTCAAGGTCGACGGCGAAGTGGGCAACAAGAAGCTGTACGACCCGCGCGCCTGGGGCAAGGTCGCCGAGTCGGCCATGGCCGCTCGCGTGCTCGAGTCGACCAAGCAGCTCGGCTCCTTCGGCCACTCGAACAGCTAG
- a CDS encoding DUF1801 domain-containing protein, whose amino-acid sequence MRNRDFDVFAEARLTPAYREVFESLRRLVEETVPSAHEVVSTGSPAWQGTRILASVSPSAQYLILVFERGAAFTDEHGLLEGTGYNTRHVKLWPEEPVPLDALRDYFTQAAAIDAPAARA is encoded by the coding sequence ATGCGCAACAGAGACTTCGACGTCTTCGCCGAGGCCAGACTCACGCCCGCGTACCGCGAGGTCTTCGAGTCGCTGCGGCGCCTCGTCGAGGAGACCGTTCCGAGCGCACACGAGGTGGTCAGCACGGGTTCGCCCGCGTGGCAGGGCACCCGCATCCTCGCGAGCGTCAGCCCCAGCGCGCAGTACCTGATTCTCGTCTTCGAGCGCGGCGCAGCCTTCACCGACGAGCACGGGCTCCTCGAGGGCACCGGGTACAACACCCGGCACGTCAAGCTCTGGCCAGAGGAACCCGTGCCCCTCGACGCCCTCCGGGACTACTTCACCCAGGCGGCCGCCATCGACGCGCCGGCCGCCCGCGCCTAG
- a CDS encoding DEAD/DEAH box helicase family protein: protein MHENATTSPTTRAPALPLRDWRFQGTLRGYQAEVLQQVTTTPDDPLHIVAPPGSGKTLLALLLAVRDGRRALALAPTVTIRQQWQRTALQLAPDAEQVSSTPDRLADLTVLTYQMLSIVAADTSPFEDLARLTWVDELVQSGRVQADAEAWLSELRDKNAAQYRSGIRRRSRRVRRQLVQQEPSELARVLHPNALALLENLVEHGVETIILDECHHLLDHWAFVVAYLAGRIRERGGSPHLIGLTATLPSTEDDEAYEIYTQLLGDVDYEVPTPAVVKEGHLAPYRDFAWFTEPIPSELAFIRKHEKRLHTLVGELLATETGIAFLVDKLQPPAADAALGAGSGTGERVTPAPPPAAAPTPDDMLAALDRALAQDFYLARSAGLALREVAPRHPLIGMLPAALLDRCTSDDLLSVLGRYSLERLLTDPEAQPLWAEAKRALADFGYHLTDRGIRRGRNPIELTLATSQSKDQAAATILRHELGRPDGERIRAVVITDFAVHGSQRSTSDGEPAGALRCFASLSADPVIAGLRPVLLTAQLLRVRAADAELLADALSDELGQPVQVEPTDAGAADLNAPGVGSGRLVEAVSALVARGTVRLIVGTRGLLGEGWDCPPVNTLIDLTAVATSSATQQLRGRSLRLDPAWPGKVAHNWSVACLIPANVAIDTPSEMARLRRKHRHLWGLSAEDNSAIISGLGHALHPDELGLLTRLLGKEKGASADQVNSGVLARMRTRAQSHADWRVGGPYAGHEQELVALSPDRSHPVLRSGPTLALLLTTFFACTAAVFGFAMSTLARSGAHSLGAEAVLWLSILLTAVVSGAVFAPAFLRAYRQRAQPTVVYRGAALAIARTLHEAGRVGEFGEGNIVVQEQRSGSGRNGKSVVSGITVEFNGGSAADRAVLADALAELFGPVQKPRFLVRVDRGPIGRLSTVFAGPIAVIERMLPTRTLLSVPAAIGRRKADAELFARHWAKSVGACTLHEVTGVEGVAQLREARAASGRLNRFEPRGRSWA, encoded by the coding sequence ATGCACGAGAACGCCACCACATCGCCGACCACCCGCGCCCCCGCGCTTCCGCTGCGGGACTGGCGATTCCAGGGCACGCTGCGCGGCTATCAGGCCGAGGTGCTCCAGCAGGTCACAACGACGCCCGACGACCCTCTGCACATCGTCGCACCGCCCGGCTCTGGCAAGACTTTGCTCGCACTGTTGCTCGCTGTGCGCGACGGCCGCCGCGCGCTCGCCCTGGCACCGACGGTGACCATCCGCCAGCAGTGGCAGCGCACCGCACTGCAACTCGCACCAGACGCCGAGCAGGTCTCCAGCACTCCCGATCGCCTGGCCGACCTCACCGTCCTGACCTACCAGATGCTCAGCATCGTCGCGGCCGACACGTCCCCGTTCGAGGATCTGGCGCGGCTCACCTGGGTGGACGAGCTCGTGCAGTCCGGCCGGGTCCAGGCGGATGCCGAGGCCTGGTTGTCAGAGCTGCGCGACAAGAATGCCGCACAGTACCGCAGCGGCATCCGCCGTCGTTCGCGTCGAGTGCGGCGCCAGCTCGTGCAGCAGGAGCCGTCCGAGCTGGCCCGCGTCCTTCACCCGAACGCGCTGGCGCTGCTGGAAAACCTGGTCGAGCACGGCGTCGAGACGATCATCCTCGATGAGTGCCACCACCTGCTCGACCACTGGGCCTTCGTCGTGGCCTACCTCGCCGGTCGCATCCGCGAGCGGGGCGGCAGCCCACACCTGATCGGCCTGACGGCAACCCTGCCCTCGACCGAGGACGACGAGGCGTACGAGATCTACACCCAGCTGCTCGGCGACGTCGACTACGAGGTGCCGACCCCGGCCGTCGTCAAGGAGGGCCACCTGGCGCCCTACCGCGACTTCGCCTGGTTCACCGAGCCGATCCCCAGCGAGCTCGCCTTCATCCGCAAGCACGAGAAGCGCCTGCACACGCTGGTTGGCGAACTGCTCGCCACCGAGACCGGGATCGCGTTCCTCGTCGACAAGCTGCAGCCGCCGGCCGCGGATGCCGCGCTGGGAGCAGGATCCGGCACCGGCGAGCGCGTCACCCCCGCTCCCCCGCCTGCCGCCGCGCCCACTCCCGACGACATGCTCGCCGCCCTGGACCGCGCGCTGGCGCAGGACTTCTACCTGGCGCGCTCGGCCGGGCTGGCGCTGCGTGAGGTGGCGCCGCGGCATCCGCTCATCGGAATGCTGCCGGCGGCCCTGCTCGACCGCTGCACGAGCGACGATCTCCTCAGCGTGCTCGGCCGCTACTCCTTGGAGCGACTGCTCACCGACCCCGAGGCGCAGCCGCTCTGGGCCGAGGCCAAGCGCGCCCTCGCCGACTTCGGCTACCACCTGACCGATCGCGGCATCCGGCGCGGCCGCAACCCGATCGAGCTGACGCTGGCCACCTCTCAGTCGAAGGACCAGGCTGCGGCGACGATCCTGCGCCACGAGCTCGGCCGCCCAGACGGCGAGCGCATTCGCGCCGTGGTGATCACCGATTTCGCCGTGCACGGCAGCCAGCGCAGCACCTCGGACGGCGAGCCCGCCGGGGCGCTGCGCTGTTTCGCCTCACTCAGCGCCGACCCCGTCATCGCCGGGCTGCGGCCGGTCCTGCTCACCGCGCAGCTCCTGCGGGTGCGCGCAGCGGACGCCGAGCTGCTGGCAGACGCCCTCTCCGACGAGCTCGGCCAGCCCGTGCAGGTTGAGCCGACGGACGCCGGCGCAGCCGACCTGAACGCGCCGGGCGTTGGCAGCGGCCGCCTCGTCGAGGCGGTGTCGGCGCTCGTCGCCCGCGGCACCGTGCGCCTGATCGTCGGCACCCGCGGCCTGCTCGGCGAAGGCTGGGACTGCCCGCCCGTGAACACCCTGATCGACCTGACCGCCGTCGCCACGTCCTCGGCCACCCAGCAGCTGCGCGGCCGATCGCTGCGGCTGGACCCGGCCTGGCCGGGCAAGGTGGCGCACAACTGGTCGGTCGCCTGCCTGATCCCGGCGAACGTCGCCATCGACACCCCCAGTGAGATGGCCCGACTGCGCCGCAAGCACCGGCACCTGTGGGGGCTCAGCGCCGAGGACAACTCGGCGATCATCAGCGGGCTCGGCCACGCCCTGCATCCGGATGAGCTCGGCCTGCTGACACGGCTGCTCGGCAAGGAGAAAGGCGCGAGCGCCGACCAGGTCAATTCCGGCGTCCTGGCGCGGATGCGCACCCGCGCGCAGAGCCACGCCGATTGGCGGGTCGGCGGGCCCTACGCGGGGCACGAGCAGGAGCTCGTCGCGCTGAGCCCCGACCGCTCACACCCCGTCCTGCGCAGCGGCCCTACGCTGGCGCTCCTGCTCACGACGTTCTTCGCCTGCACGGCCGCGGTGTTCGGATTCGCGATGTCAACCCTGGCGCGCAGCGGGGCGCACTCCCTCGGCGCCGAGGCCGTCCTCTGGCTCAGCATCCTGCTCACCGCCGTGGTCTCAGGCGCGGTTTTCGCGCCCGCCTTCCTCCGCGCCTACCGGCAGCGCGCCCAGCCGACCGTGGTGTATCGCGGGGCCGCGCTCGCCATAGCGCGCACCCTGCACGAGGCGGGGCGCGTGGGCGAGTTCGGCGAGGGCAACATCGTGGTGCAGGAGCAGCGCTCTGGCTCGGGTCGCAACGGCAAGAGCGTGGTGAGCGGCATCACCGTCGAGTTCAACGGTGGCAGCGCCGCCGACCGGGCGGTGCTCGCCGACGCCCTCGCCGAGCTCTTCGGCCCGGTGCAGAAGCCCCGCTTCCTGGTGCGCGTCGACCGGGGCCCGATCGGCCGGCTGAGCACCGTCTTCGCCGGGCCGATCGCCGTGATCGAGCGGATGCTGCCGACCCGCACCCTGCTCAGCGTCCCGGCCGCGATCGGGCGCCGCAAGGCGGATGCCGAGCTGTTTGCCCGGCACTGGGCGAAGAGCGTCGGCGCCTGCACCCTGCACGAGGTCACGGGTGTCGAGGGTGTCGCGCAGCTGCGCGAGGCCCGTGCGGCATCCGGTCGTCTCAACCGTTTCGAACCCCGCGGCCGCAGCTGGGCCTAG
- a CDS encoding DUF2695 domain-containing protein, which translates to MERTEITERAERILHDAASTLTTPTAGECLVCFVARQLDEFGCDGTHRFISHYRDSVAPRATALLSRLSAMGACCCDCEMFMNSYEPAARLWTPVQESVDSEEWGERVDFKPPDRMPPCGTTRRGSTKPCTNWERVFRPRYR; encoded by the coding sequence ATGGAACGCACAGAGATCACGGAACGGGCCGAGCGGATCCTTCACGATGCCGCCTCGACCCTCACGACACCCACGGCCGGCGAATGTCTCGTCTGCTTCGTGGCTCGCCAGCTCGACGAGTTCGGGTGCGACGGCACCCACCGGTTTATTTCGCACTATCGAGACAGCGTTGCGCCTCGCGCCACGGCACTGCTCTCGCGACTCTCAGCGATGGGCGCATGCTGCTGCGATTGTGAGATGTTCATGAACAGCTACGAGCCCGCCGCGCGGCTGTGGACGCCGGTGCAGGAATCGGTCGACTCGGAGGAGTGGGGTGAACGGGTGGACTTCAAGCCACCCGACAGGATGCCTCCGTGCGGGACGACACGACGGGGCTCGACCAAGCCATGCACGAACTGGGAGCGCGTTTTCCGCCCGCGGTACCGGTAA
- the rmuC gene encoding DNA recombination protein RmuC, protein MEPLLMLVLGLLLGAAVGVIATWVYARRGAAGGLTDAAQSPEVLAARHALELSEVRAGAASAHAGLQAELAAADATVDSLLAQIEAQKLQFGELAERHRADRIEQAERERRESAVLQALGPVRETLNTMQTTVTELEKQRSEQFGSLAEQLKQAQLSDEQLRGATESLASALRSNSTRGVWGETQLRRVVEAAGLAQYVDFDVQQTITTDAGIGRPDMVIRLPGGKSIAVDAKVPLEHYLEASQIAVTATGEEGARRKALVDRHVKAVRGHIDALAKKTYWEGLDASPEFVVAFIPSESLLSSALEADPAILEYSFSKRVALASPVNLWAVLKTVAYTWQEQALTDDAKKLFELGKALYARLGTLSTHADGLRKAIERTVDSYNKFANSLETRVLVTARQFPGIDETKLDLLIAPAPIHEVPRKLTAVELELPEADLELDLPEADPLELERSNTEPEQPSARHSLPEYSPAD, encoded by the coding sequence ATGGAACCTCTTCTGATGCTCGTGCTCGGCCTGCTGCTCGGGGCCGCCGTCGGCGTGATCGCCACCTGGGTGTACGCCCGCCGGGGCGCAGCAGGCGGCCTGACCGACGCGGCGCAGTCGCCGGAGGTGCTGGCCGCGCGGCACGCGCTGGAGCTCTCCGAGGTGCGGGCCGGGGCGGCATCCGCCCACGCCGGCCTGCAGGCCGAGCTGGCCGCGGCCGACGCGACCGTCGACAGCCTGCTCGCCCAGATCGAGGCGCAGAAGCTGCAGTTCGGCGAGCTCGCCGAGCGGCACCGCGCCGACCGCATCGAGCAGGCGGAGCGGGAGCGCCGCGAGAGCGCCGTGCTGCAGGCCCTCGGCCCGGTGCGCGAGACGTTGAACACCATGCAGACAACCGTCACCGAGCTGGAGAAGCAGCGCAGCGAGCAGTTCGGCTCGCTCGCCGAGCAGCTCAAGCAGGCGCAGCTCTCCGACGAGCAGCTGCGCGGCGCGACCGAGTCGTTGGCCAGCGCCCTGCGCTCCAACAGCACGCGCGGCGTGTGGGGCGAGACGCAGCTGCGCCGCGTGGTGGAGGCGGCGGGCCTGGCCCAGTACGTCGACTTCGACGTGCAGCAGACGATCACGACGGATGCCGGCATCGGCCGCCCCGACATGGTGATCCGGCTGCCCGGCGGCAAGTCCATCGCCGTCGACGCGAAGGTGCCGCTGGAGCACTACCTCGAGGCCAGCCAGATCGCCGTCACCGCGACCGGCGAGGAGGGCGCCCGGCGCAAGGCGCTCGTCGACCGGCACGTCAAGGCGGTGCGCGGGCACATCGATGCCCTCGCCAAGAAGACCTACTGGGAGGGCCTGGACGCCAGCCCCGAGTTCGTCGTCGCGTTCATCCCGAGCGAATCGCTGCTCTCCTCCGCGCTGGAGGCCGACCCGGCGATCCTGGAGTACTCCTTCAGCAAGCGGGTCGCGCTCGCCTCCCCGGTGAACCTCTGGGCGGTGCTGAAGACCGTCGCCTACACCTGGCAGGAGCAAGCGCTGACGGATGACGCCAAGAAGCTGTTCGAGCTGGGCAAGGCGCTCTACGCCCGGCTCGGCACGCTCAGCACGCACGCCGACGGGCTGCGCAAGGCGATCGAGCGCACCGTGGACAGCTACAACAAGTTCGCGAACTCGCTCGAGACCCGCGTGCTCGTGACCGCGCGGCAGTTCCCCGGCATCGACGAGACGAAGCTCGACCTGCTGATCGCGCCGGCACCCATCCACGAGGTGCCGCGCAAGCTCACCGCCGTCGAGCTGGAACTCCCCGAGGCCGACCTCGAGCTGGACCTCCCGGAGGCCGACCCGCTTGAGCTGGAACGGTCCAACACCGAACCGGAGCAGCCGAGCGCCCGGCACAGCCTGCCGGAGTACTCCCCCGCCGACTGA
- the ychF gene encoding redox-regulated ATPase YchF gives MALTIGIVGLPNVGKSTLFNALTKNQVLAANYPFATIEPNIGVVNLPDARLEKLAEIFGSERILPAAVSFVDIAGIVRGASEGEGLGNKFLANIREADAIAQVVRGFADSDVVHVDGKVNPAGDMETINTELILADLETLEKAIPRFEKEIKGKKLGPEVLVAANEARDALNTGTPLSAASVDLEPIKELGLLTAKPFIYVFNVDEAVLQDDAKLAELAALVAPAKAIFLDAKLESELIDLDDEDAAEMLASTGQTESGLNQLARIGFDTLGLQTYLTAGPKETRAWTIPKGAKAPQAAGVIHTDFERGFIKAEVISFEDLVETGSVAEARAKGKARMEGKEYVMQDGDVVEFRFNV, from the coding sequence GTGGCTCTTACTATTGGAATCGTTGGTCTGCCCAACGTCGGCAAGTCAACCCTTTTCAACGCTCTGACGAAGAACCAGGTTCTCGCGGCGAACTACCCGTTCGCCACGATCGAGCCCAACATCGGTGTCGTCAACCTGCCCGACGCCCGGCTGGAGAAACTCGCCGAGATCTTCGGCAGCGAGCGCATCCTGCCGGCTGCGGTGTCGTTCGTCGACATCGCCGGCATCGTGCGCGGCGCCAGCGAGGGTGAGGGCCTGGGCAACAAGTTCCTCGCCAACATCCGCGAGGCCGACGCCATCGCGCAGGTCGTGCGCGGCTTCGCCGACTCCGACGTGGTGCACGTCGACGGCAAGGTCAACCCGGCCGGCGACATGGAGACCATCAACACCGAGCTGATCCTCGCCGACCTGGAGACCCTCGAGAAGGCGATCCCGCGCTTCGAGAAGGAGATCAAGGGCAAGAAGCTCGGCCCGGAGGTGCTCGTGGCCGCCAACGAGGCCCGCGACGCGCTGAACACCGGAACCCCGCTGTCTGCGGCATCCGTCGACCTCGAGCCCATCAAGGAGCTCGGCCTCCTGACGGCCAAGCCCTTCATCTACGTCTTCAACGTTGACGAGGCCGTCCTGCAGGATGACGCCAAGCTCGCCGAGCTGGCCGCCCTCGTCGCCCCGGCCAAGGCCATCTTCCTCGACGCCAAGCTGGAATCCGAGCTGATCGACCTGGACGACGAGGATGCCGCCGAGATGCTCGCCTCGACCGGCCAGACCGAGTCCGGCCTGAACCAGCTCGCCCGCATCGGCTTCGACACCCTCGGCCTGCAGACCTACCTGACGGCTGGCCCGAAGGAGACCCGCGCCTGGACGATCCCCAAGGGCGCCAAGGCTCCGCAGGCGGCCGGCGTCATCCACACCGACTTCGAGCGCGGCTTCATCAAGGCCGAGGTCATCTCCTTCGAGGACCTCGTCGAGACCGGCTCGGTCGCCGAGGCACGCGCCAAGGGCAAGGCCCGCATGGAGGGCAAGGAGTACGTCATGCAGGACGGCGACGTGGTGGAGTTCCGCTTCAACGTCTAG
- a CDS encoding AAA family ATPase, translated as MCGPAGSGKSTVARCLETEGMVRLSFDQEAWERGIQHMPLSDDVQRDVEEYLRHRLLRLIGEERDVVLDFSFWSRAMRDDWRHLVRSHGIVPETIYIATDRATCLARVAARSRAHGDDFALDPVTAADYFDHFEPPTPDEGPISVVAR; from the coding sequence ATGTGCGGCCCTGCAGGCTCGGGGAAATCGACGGTGGCGCGCTGCCTCGAGACTGAGGGCATGGTCAGGCTTTCGTTCGACCAGGAAGCATGGGAGCGCGGCATTCAACACATGCCACTCTCCGACGATGTGCAGCGCGATGTGGAGGAATATCTCCGTCATCGTCTGCTTCGTCTCATCGGCGAAGAGAGGGACGTCGTTCTCGACTTCTCCTTTTGGTCGCGGGCCATGCGGGACGATTGGCGCCATCTCGTGCGGTCTCACGGAATAGTCCCGGAGACGATCTACATTGCAACGGACCGGGCCACGTGCCTGGCACGCGTGGCCGCCCGTTCTCGCGCGCATGGCGACGATTTCGCCTTGGACCCGGTGACCGCTGCAGACTACTTCGACCACTTTGAACCACCGACTCCTGACGAGGGGCCGATAAGCGTCGTCGCCCGCTGA
- a CDS encoding VOC family protein, which translates to MTALFNHTIIAAKDPTEMGQFYRDLLEADEAPSWGPFVNIQIGGGVLLQFAAPPFEFPPQHYAYLLDDAHFDRAHTKISGSRQEYWADPQRSRPGEINNDHGGRGVYLLDPSGHYLELITQPYL; encoded by the coding sequence ATGACAGCGCTCTTCAACCACACGATCATCGCCGCGAAAGACCCCACTGAGATGGGCCAGTTCTATCGCGATCTACTCGAAGCCGACGAAGCCCCCAGCTGGGGCCCGTTCGTCAACATTCAGATCGGAGGCGGTGTCCTGCTCCAGTTCGCGGCCCCGCCGTTCGAGTTCCCGCCCCAGCACTACGCCTATCTGCTCGATGATGCCCACTTCGATCGGGCACACACCAAGATCAGTGGCAGCCGGCAGGAGTACTGGGCCGACCCCCAACGCTCCCGCCCGGGCGAGATCAACAACGATCACGGCGGGCGCGGCGTGTACCTGCTCGACCCGTCCGGGCACTACCTCGAGTTGATCACGCAGCCCTATCTGTAG
- the glpX gene encoding class II fructose-bisphosphatase — protein MTSTDTASIYLHPDRNFAMELVRATEAAAIRAVPWIGRGDKLAADGAAVDAMRAFLGTVNFDGLVVIGEGEKDAAPMLFNGERVGNGRGPACDIAVDPIDGTSLTAVGRQNAISVIAVSDRGTMLDASSVFYMDKIVTGPEGHGVIDISRPIGENIRALAKAKDMEVGDMRIAVLDRPRHEQLIDDIRAAGAGTRLMSDGDVAGGINAARYDSRIDMCVGIGGSPEGITTACAIKALGGFMQTRMAPKDDAERARGEAAGLDCDRVYDADDLVKGGNTFFVATGVTDGGLLAGPRKVGRTHIRTESIILRGKSGTIRRITADHLVSKWLK, from the coding sequence ATGACGAGCACCGATACCGCCAGCATCTACCTGCACCCCGACCGCAACTTCGCGATGGAACTCGTTCGGGCCACGGAGGCGGCGGCCATCCGTGCCGTGCCGTGGATCGGCCGCGGCGACAAGCTCGCCGCAGACGGCGCCGCCGTCGACGCGATGCGGGCCTTCCTCGGAACCGTCAACTTCGACGGGCTCGTCGTGATCGGCGAGGGTGAGAAGGATGCCGCGCCGATGCTCTTCAACGGTGAGCGCGTCGGCAACGGCCGCGGCCCCGCCTGCGACATCGCGGTCGACCCGATCGACGGCACCAGTCTGACCGCCGTCGGACGGCAGAACGCGATCTCGGTGATCGCCGTCTCCGACCGGGGCACCATGCTCGACGCGTCCAGCGTGTTCTACATGGACAAGATCGTCACCGGACCGGAGGGGCACGGCGTCATCGACATCAGCCGGCCGATCGGCGAGAACATCCGCGCCCTGGCCAAGGCCAAGGACATGGAGGTCGGCGACATGCGCATCGCCGTGCTGGACCGCCCCCGGCACGAGCAGCTCATCGACGACATCCGCGCCGCCGGCGCCGGCACCCGCCTGATGAGCGACGGCGACGTCGCCGGCGGCATCAACGCTGCCCGCTACGACTCCCGCATCGACATGTGCGTCGGCATCGGCGGCAGCCCGGAGGGCATCACCACCGCCTGCGCCATCAAGGCACTCGGCGGCTTCATGCAGACCCGCATGGCGCCCAAGGACGACGCAGAGCGCGCCCGCGGCGAGGCCGCCGGCCTCGACTGCGACCGGGTGTACGACGCGGACGACCTGGTCAAGGGCGGCAACACCTTCTTCGTCGCCACGGGCGTGACCGACGGCGGGCTGCTGGCCGGGCCGCGCAAGGTCGGCCGCACCCACATCCGCACCGAGAGCATCATCCTCCGCGGCAAGTCGGGCACGATCCGCCGCATCACGGCGGACCACCTCGTCTCCAAGTGGCTGAAGTAG